The Bacillota bacterium genome contains the following window.
CAATAAAATATCTTGGATTAAACTTAATCTCCAAGTCGCTTCCTATAACCTCAGTAGCAATTTCTTCTCTTGCATTTCCTGAAGGAGTATTTGTTGTAATTACAATTTTGTCAAAATTTAAATTAATATTTATTGGAAAACTTGTGCCATCGCTTGTCACCAAAATAGATACCCTTTCTATGCTGTCTAAAAATTCCTTCTTACTTACCCTTATCCTGGATTCATATTCTTCGGGAATTACATTCTCATAGTTAATGTATTCGCCCTCTAATAGTCTTGATACAATCCTCGTATTACCCATATCAAACATTATTTGGTTTTTCGCTGTATAAATTACAACTTCATCCTCTACTGGTTCGAGAATTTTTGCAATTTCATTTAAAGTCTTTCCCGGTACAACCACACTTATTTTATTGTCTATATCATCAATGTTGTATTTTCTTAATGCCAGCCTGAATCCATCTATAGATACAAATGTTAGTAGTCCACTTTTAGATTCTATGTTGACACCAGTTAAAATCGGACGGTTTTCGTCTTCCCCCACAGCAAATATTGTTTGCCTTATCATATCTTTTATTACTGCTTGACACACTTTTAACGGACTTCCCTTATCTATTTCAGGTATCTCAGGAAAACTTTCAGCTTTTGTTCCTTTTATTTCAAACCTTGACTTTTTACATGTTATAACTATATTTTCATTGCTTTCTTCTATACTTACCTTCGAATTTGGCATCCTCCTTACAATTTCCCCAAAAAGTTTTGCATCAATAACCACTTCTCCGGTTTCTTGTATATCGGCATTTATACGGCATTTTACTCCCATTTCCAGGTCGTTTGTAGTTAATTCGAGACAATTCTCTTTTGCCTTCAGTAGTATTCCCTGGAGTATAGGATATGTAGTTTTTGAGGGTACAGCTTTTTGTACAATACTGATAGCATCAGCTAGCTTATTTTTTTCACATATTATCTTCATAATTCTTTGCCTCCTTTTTTATATCTATAAAATAAAATTAGTTATAGTAATAATAAGTTTTGTAGTTAATGTGTATATCCTATTCAGAAACACTATTTATCAAAGTTTAATCATGTTGACAACTTTGTTGATGAATTTAAATTTCATCAACATGCAATTATAATAAAGTAAAAAAAATATTTAATCCACAGAGAATATTCAACATATAAACAATTTTTGTGGATAAAAAATATAGCAAAAAACTTATCCACCTGCAATATTCCTTTTCAACTCTTCAATTGTACGCCGTACCTCATAGTTAGTATTAATGTTTTCCGATATTTTTGAAAAAGCATGCATAACCGTAGTGTGATCCCTTCCTCCGAATTCATTACCTATTTGGGGAAGAGACATATCAGTAAGTTCCCTGCAAAGATACATAGCCACTTGCCTGGGAAAGGCAATGTCTCTATTTCGTTTCTTGGACTTGAAGTCTTCCGGTTTCAATCCAAAATACCTGGATACAACTTCAATAATAATATCGGAGTTAATTATTCGAGTTTTGATGGCTGACAAAATATCCTTTAATGCTTCTTTAGTTATATCCAGATTTATTTCACTTTTCACCAGTGATGAATATGCAATAACCCTTATAAGGGCACCTTCAAGTTCACGTATATTGGAAGCAATATTATCTGCAATAAATTCATAAACATCATCTGGTATATAAATATTCTCCAACTGTGCTTTTTTCTTAAGTATAGCTATTCTTGTTTCGTAGTCCGGCGGTTGTATATCCGCTTGAAGTCCCCATTCAAACCTTGAGCGGAGTCTTTCCTCAAGGGTAACAATTTCCCTCGGAGGTTTATCACTTGATATAATTATTTGCTTATTGGCCTCATATAAGGCATTAAATGTGTGGAAAAACTCTTCCTGGGTCCTTTCTTTTCCGGCTATAAACTGTATATCATCAATTAATAGTACATCAATATTTCTGTATTTTTGCCTGAATGCTTCATTTTTATCATCTTTAATTGCATTTATCAACTCATTTGTAAATTTTTCCGAAGACACATAAAGCACTTTTAATGAGGGTGTCTGCTGCATAATATAATGTCCTATTGCATGCATTAAATGAGTCTTCCCAAGGCCTACTCCCCCGTATATAAAGAGAGGATTATATGAACGGGCGGGAGCTTCTGCTACTGCAAGGGAAGCAGCATGTGCTAGTTGGTTACCGCTGCCTATAACAAAAGTGTCAAATGTATATTTTGGATTTAAAACAGAAATAAGTGAATCCTCGCCTTTGGCTTGTCCTGCGGAATCTCTTTCCCCTACGGTATTTTCCTGAAAAGGAATAACAAATTTGATATTAAACTCTTTTTTTGTAATTTCCTTAATTGTTTCTTTGATTAAAAGTGAGTACCTGGATTCAAGTATACCCTTATTAAAATCGGCAGGAACCCCCAATTCTATGGTATTTGGTCCAATAGAAATCGGTTTTATGGTTTTTATCCATGTGTTATAGCTTATTTCCGTAAGTTCATCCTTCAACAGTTCGAGGGCCCGTTGCCAAATACTCGAAAGTTGGTTGCTCATATTATTTCCTCCAATTTTATGTTCTTTATATTTTATTATTGCATATTTTTATGTCTCTAATTAACAATTGTTAACAATTACAAAGCATATTAAGCCTTATTTATATTTGTAATATATCTATTATAACTATTTTATCCCATTTATTGTAATTAGATGATTATCTTCTGTAATTTTCTAATAATAACTAAAGCATATTACTCGCAGAATACTATATTGTAATATATTTCCAATCCAACTGGCTTATCTGATAAGCATAAATAATATATCAGACTTTGTGATGTTATTCAATATGAAGTTTGATATGTTATCCACAGAAAAAAGCTGTTATTTTAAATTTATCCACAGGTAGCGGGAAATACATTAAAAATACTTTCTTGACACGTATAACTAATTTAATATATAATCTTTTTGAAATATATTGGTCAAATATAAAAAGAAAGGAGTTGAAAAAACCGTTAAATCAACACTAACGGTGCAGTAGATGTTAAGGACATATCAACCGAATAACAGGCACAGAAAAAAAGTCCATGGCTTTAGGAGGAGAATGAGGACCAAGCAGGGCAGGGATGTTTTAAAAAGGCGCAGATTGAAAGGAAGGAAAGTACTTTCAGCATAAGACCGCAAAAAGTGGTCTATTTTTTCTATGTCCAAGACCTTTGTTTAAAAGGCCTTTGGAGGCCTTGCTATACGAGAGGAAAATATGAAAAAGACTATCCCATTAAAGAATAATCGGGAATTTTTAAAAGTTTATAAAAAAGGGAGATTTTTTGCGGGGAAATATATGGTGTTATATGCATTACCAAATGGATTAGATATTAACAGACTGGGGGTAACTGCAAGTAAAAAGGCGGGAAAGAGTGTAAGAAGAAATAAGATTAAGCGGCTTATTAGAGAAAATTACAGGATGCAGGAAGAAATGGTGAAAAGAGGTTATGATTTGGTTTTTGTAGTTAGAAACAGCGGAAATTTACCGGATTTTTACGAGATTAAGCGGGAAATGGATTTTTTATTTAGAAGACTTAAACTTGTGGATGAGGAGAAGAATAATTGTTTAAAAA
Protein-coding sequences here:
- a CDS encoding DNA polymerase III subunit beta, whose translation is MKIICEKNKLADAISIVQKAVPSKTTYPILQGILLKAKENCLELTTNDLEMGVKCRINADIQETGEVVIDAKLFGEIVRRMPNSKVSIEESNENIVITCKKSRFEIKGTKAESFPEIPEIDKGSPLKVCQAVIKDMIRQTIFAVGEDENRPILTGVNIESKSGLLTFVSIDGFRLALRKYNIDDIDNKISVVVPGKTLNEIAKILEPVEDEVVIYTAKNQIMFDMGNTRIVSRLLEGEYINYENVIPEEYESRIRVSKKEFLDSIERVSILVTSDGTSFPININLNFDKIVITTNTPSGNAREEIATEVIGSDLEIKFNPRYFIEALRVIDEEYVDVLFSSDVGPCIIKSVDKDTFLYMLLPLRK
- the dnaA gene encoding chromosomal replication initiator protein DnaA, with translation MSNQLSSIWQRALELLKDELTEISYNTWIKTIKPISIGPNTIELGVPADFNKGILESRYSLLIKETIKEITKKEFNIKFVIPFQENTVGERDSAGQAKGEDSLISVLNPKYTFDTFVIGSGNQLAHAASLAVAEAPARSYNPLFIYGGVGLGKTHLMHAIGHYIMQQTPSLKVLYVSSEKFTNELINAIKDDKNEAFRQKYRNIDVLLIDDIQFIAGKERTQEEFFHTFNALYEANKQIIISSDKPPREIVTLEERLRSRFEWGLQADIQPPDYETRIAILKKKAQLENIYIPDDVYEFIADNIASNIRELEGALIRVIAYSSLVKSEINLDITKEALKDILSAIKTRIINSDIIIEVVSRYFGLKPEDFKSKKRNRDIAFPRQVAMYLCRELTDMSLPQIGNEFGGRDHTTVMHAFSKISENINTNYEVRRTIEELKRNIAGG
- the rpmH gene encoding 50S ribosomal protein L34, producing MLRTYQPNNRHRKKVHGFRRRMRTKQGRDVLKRRRLKGRKVLSA
- the rnpA gene encoding ribonuclease P protein component — protein: MKKTIPLKNNREFLKVYKKGRFFAGKYMVLYALPNGLDINRLGVTASKKAGKSVRRNKIKRLIRENYRMQEEMVKRGYDLVFVVRNSGNLPDFYEIKREMDFLFRRLKLVDEEKNNCLKNC